From the genome of Vicia villosa cultivar HV-30 ecotype Madison, WI linkage group LG2, Vvil1.0, whole genome shotgun sequence, one region includes:
- the LOC131653509 gene encoding uncharacterized protein LOC131653509 codes for MGKSSTSLKKKHSKTSSKSKASSRSKSRKYKSKKARRHEVSLSSSDYDDSKNMDTSVSSSSEDRSKRKRDRSRTRKDVKSRKKRSRRRSCSSDSSEDSLFARKRKKEKRKNKYDETKEKSRRKKKVKIEASASPVSSGSRSCSICPGGNESNDNVEYERSRGRTERKENDKRRMRGRSGSAKSGRYRARSCSPCSSPHGECNYEGTEEKYVPENKTRWLRSVITVANEGDESRQFSGNETKEEIVDDLDYPCRSNDSNDGGSKRELDHHRTQRTPEEEIRAKDDIVDMNGDVNFTEPKLCDIGSLEVCVGTSEPIKEETNDVSRALNDVDLELILRQRALENLRKFRGQVQSHAKASEQENKIVSQVKQPNTDKEELVQDKSNISNVAIATKFGKQAPVEETSLPVGRRNLVTYPKNNGRNLKVDKEMSGSAKIQMASAPEKVDADSHCKVVTESTNNKTGNLESTPSKSCHDSLQSRSSLKQTTVSGLPREKLVLAESIKNAGTFEAAHTSSHNGSDNVKGIRGVPSLGSEPSILEPKFEHNNLDKGKDVANAHSQFKSKQTSDSREPSNAKLPVSEADEERNAAKTTQSSIQNIDSSATDIVESRNVATLESVENNPGKLQDGSNQGSQFEQKTMTVMRGGELVQVSYKVYIPKKTPALARRQLKR; via the exons TCAAAGGCTAGCAGTAGAAGTAAGAGTAGGAAATATAAATCAAAGAAGGCTCGTCGCCATGAGGTTTCTCTTTCTAGCTCAGACTATGATGATTCAAAAAACATGGACACATCGGTGTCTTCTAGTTCTGAAGATAGGTCTAAAAGAAAAAGGGATCGGTCTCGCACAAGAAAAGATGTGAAAAGTCGTAAGAAGAGGTCTCGGAGACGGTCATGCAGCAGTGACAGCAGTGAGGACTCTCTCTTTGCCCGGAAGAGAAAAAAGGAGAAGAGGAAAAACAAGTATGATGAGACAAAGGAGAAATCCCGTAGGAAGAAAAAGGTTAAGATAGAAGCGAGTGCTAGTCCGGTGAGCAGTGGGTCACGAAGCTGCTCAATATGTCCGGGTGGGAATGAGAGCAATGATAATGTTGAATATGAGCGCTCCAGGGGAAGAACTGAAAGAAAGGAAAATGACAAAAGACGAATGAGGGGAAGAAGTGGAAGTGCCAAGAGTGGTAGATATAGGGCTAGGAGTTGTTCACCTTGCAGTAGTCCCCATGGTGAATGTAATTATGAAGGGACTGAAGAGAAATATGTGCCCGAGAACAAAACGAGGTGGCTCCGATCAGTTATTACTGTTGCAAACGAAGGGGATGAATCTAGACAATTTTCTGGAAATGAAACCAAAGAGGAAATTGTAGATGATCTTGACTATCCTTGTAGAAGTAACGACAGTAACGATGGGGGCTCAAAGAGGGAGTTGGATCATCATCGTACACAGCGTACACCAGAAGAGGAAATAAGGGCCAAGGATGATATAGTAGATATGAATGGCGATGTTAACTTTACAGAGCCCAAACTTTGTGATATCGGCAGCCTTGAAGTTTGTGTTGGGACAAGTGAACCTATAAAGGAGGAAACAAATGATGTTTCTAGGGCTCTGAATGATGTTGATTTGGAGTTAATTCTTAGACAAAGAGCTTTGGAAAACTTAAGAAAGTTCCGAGGTCAAGTCCAGTCCCACGCAAAAGCTTCTGAACAGGAAAATAAAATTGTCAGCCAAGTGAAGCAACCAAACACCGATAAAGAGGAACTGGTCCAAGATAAATCTAATATCAGTAATGTTGCTATAGCGACAAAATTTGGTAAGCAAGCACCTGTAGAAGAAACTAGTTTGCCTGTTGGGAGAAGAAATTTAGTTACTTATCCGAAAAACAATGGAAGGAATTTGAAAGTGGACAAAGAAATGTCTGGTTCTGCTAAGATTCAAATGGCTAGTGCACCAGAAAAAGTGGATGCAGACAGCCATTGCAAAGTAGTCACTGAATCTACTAATAACAAGACGGGCAATTTGGAATCCACCCCATCAAAATCTTGCCATGATTCACTCCAAAGTCGCTCATCTCTGAAGCAAACAACCGTGTCCGGACTTCCTCGTGAAAAGCTGGTTTTGGCAGAAAGTATTAAAAATGCGGGTACTTTTGAAGCTGCTCATACCTCGAGTCACAATGGCAGTGATAATGTCAAAGGCATTAGAGGCGTTCCTTCTCTTGGTTCTGAACCTTCTATTCTTGAACCTAAATTTGAGCATAATAACTTGGACAAGGGAAAAGATGTTGCCAATGCTCATTCTCAGTTTAAATCTAAGCAAACATCTGATTCGCGCGAACCTTCTAATGCAAAGTTGCCAGTGAGCGAGGCTGATGAAGAAAGGAATGCGGCTAAGACAACACAATCTTCAATCCAGAATATTGATAGCAGTGCGACAGACATTGTCGAGTCACGCAATGTTGCTACCCTTGAATCTGTAGAAAATAATCCAGGCAAACTACAAGATGGATCCAACCAGGGCTCTCAGTTTGAGCAGAAAACAATGACTGTGATGCGGGGTGGTGAATTGGTGCAG GTTAGCTACAAGGTCTATATCCCTAAGAAAACCCCTGCCTTGGCTAGAAGGCAACTAAAGCGATGA